The genome window GTGAAGGATTTCTTCGTAAGCTTGAAGGCCAAGCTTTATTTCTGTTTGAGGGTCAATTAGTATGAGTTGCTTACGCCCGGTAATAGGGGCCTGGGCACAACCATTGAGAAAGAAAAGGACTATCATTAAAAGAATAATTCTTTTAAACATTGCGTAATACCACCGGCACATTGATTTTTTCTTCTAGGTAATTTTTAAGTTGCCTTAATTCTTCAGGCCCGTAAACCCCGAGATCAAGGTGAGGATTTAAGTGTTCTTCTTCGCTTAAGAAACGCTGCAAGGCCACCTGGTTGGCACTATTTAGGTATTTAGTAAGCTCATCTAATTCTTTTGAGCTTATAAAATAAGGGACAGCGGTGATACGTATTTCAAAAGGCACACGCCCTTTGATTATTTCAAGTGTTTCTTCTACCTTGGAAAAATCTCCCCCTAATTCGTGGTATCGCTCAGGGGAGGTCTTAAAATCTATCGCCACATAATCAATTAGCTCCTCTTCAAGAAGGGCTTTGACAACCTGGGGTTGTGAGGCATTGGTGTCCAATTTGATGGCTAGAGGGGTTTCTTTTCTTATGCGTTCTAAAAGAAGCTTTAAGCGCCTTGGGTGAAGGGTTGGTTCTCCTCCGGTGACAGTTACGCCTGAAATAAAATTTTCTCTTTTTTTTAATTCAGCAATGATTTCGTCGGTTTCTAGGTCAGGAAGTGTTTTTAGCCTCTCTGGCAAGACAAGATCAACGTTATAACAAAATGGGCACCTAAAATTGCACCCTCCAAAGAACACTACGGCGGCAATTTTCCCTGGGTAATCTACCAGGCTTGTGCCTCGAAAACCTTTTATCATAAGGCCATTTTACCTATTAAAGACACCTTTGCAAAAGGGCCGCGACTGGAGTTGCAAGCAACGGATTTTTGAAGAGGCCTTAAGAAAATGTCTCCGAAAAATTTTTTAGGGGGGAGGGGGTTGACAAAGGAGGAGGTGAAATTAGAGTAGTGAGGCCGTTTGCGAGAGCGGTTGAGCAGTTGTTTGATAGAGAAGGTTGTTACGAAAGCTTGACAGGGAAGTTACGAGAAATTAAAATGTAATTTTGCTGGAAAGCGGCACGTTCTTTGGTATCAAGGCAGGTTAAGATAAGGCACTCGCAAGCAAGTGCTTGACGAGTGTTTTTATGTGTGATAATATTTAAGCTTGCCTTGAGATGGCTGATCTTTGAAAACTGAATAGCGGCAGCAAGCGAGCCCCTAGAGAGAAGAGAAAGGGGTAGCCTTGCCGGTGGATAAATGAGCCGGCGGCTTTCACGGTTTAACGTGAGGGTTTGATCCTGGCTCAGGGCGAACGCTGGCGGCGTGCCTAACACAT of Thermodesulfatator atlanticus DSM 21156 contains these proteins:
- a CDS encoding anaerobic ribonucleoside-triphosphate reductase activating protein, with the protein product MIKGFRGTSLVDYPGKIAAVVFFGGCNFRCPFCYNVDLVLPERLKTLPDLETDEIIAELKKRENFISGVTVTGGEPTLHPRRLKLLLERIRKETPLAIKLDTNASQPQVVKALLEEELIDYVAIDFKTSPERYHELGGDFSKVEETLEIIKGRVPFEIRITAVPYFISSKELDELTKYLNSANQVALQRFLSEEEHLNPHLDLGVYGPEELRQLKNYLEEKINVPVVLRNV